Proteins from a genomic interval of Pseudomonas asplenii:
- a CDS encoding substrate-binding domain-containing protein, translated as MSRHRGIRSLCCAALAVSAFGLSSLLQAAEPVKIGFLVKQAEEPWFQTEWAFAEKASKDKGFTLIKIAVPDGEKTLSAIDSLAANGAKGFVICPPDVSLGPAIVAKAKANGLKVIAVDDRFVDASGKFMEDVPYLGMAAYEVGQKQGDAMAAEAKKRGWDWKDTYAVINTYNELDTGKKRTDGSVKSLEAAGLPKEHILFAPLKTLDVPGSMDSTSSALVKLPSTAKNLIIGGMNDNTVLGGVRATESAGFAAANVIGVGINGTDAIGELKKPNSGFFGSMLPSPHLEGYNTASMMFDWITTGKEPPKYTAMDEVTLITRDNFKQELEKIGLWK; from the coding sequence ATGAGTCGTCATCGCGGTATTCGTTCTCTGTGCTGCGCCGCTCTGGCGGTATCGGCCTTCGGCTTGAGCAGCTTGTTGCAGGCCGCTGAGCCTGTGAAGATCGGTTTTCTGGTCAAACAGGCGGAAGAGCCCTGGTTCCAGACCGAATGGGCTTTCGCTGAAAAGGCCAGCAAGGACAAGGGTTTTACCCTGATCAAGATCGCCGTGCCGGACGGGGAGAAAACCCTCTCGGCCATCGACAGCCTTGCCGCCAACGGCGCCAAGGGCTTCGTGATCTGCCCGCCGGACGTGTCCCTGGGCCCGGCGATCGTCGCCAAAGCCAAGGCCAACGGTTTGAAAGTGATCGCTGTGGATGATCGCTTTGTCGATGCCAGCGGCAAGTTCATGGAGGACGTGCCCTACCTCGGTATGGCCGCGTATGAAGTGGGCCAGAAGCAGGGTGACGCCATGGCTGCCGAAGCGAAGAAGCGCGGCTGGGACTGGAAGGACACCTACGCGGTGATCAATACCTACAACGAACTCGACACCGGTAAGAAACGTACCGACGGCTCGGTCAAATCCCTTGAGGCCGCCGGCCTGCCGAAAGAGCACATCCTGTTTGCGCCGCTCAAGACCCTCGACGTGCCGGGCAGCATGGACTCTACCAGTTCGGCCCTGGTGAAACTGCCGAGTACGGCGAAAAACCTGATCATTGGCGGCATGAACGACAACACCGTGCTGGGCGGCGTACGCGCCACCGAAAGCGCCGGCTTTGCCGCGGCCAATGTCATCGGTGTCGGGATCAATGGCACCGATGCCATCGGTGAATTGAAAAAGCCCAACAGCGGCTTCTTCGGCTCGATGCTGCCCAGCCCGCACCTTGAGGGCTACAACACTGCAAGCATGATGTTCGACTGGATCACCACCGGCAAGGAACCGCCGAAGTACACCGCGATGGACGAGGTGACGCTGATCACGCGTGACAACTTCAAACAGGAACTGGAAAAGATCGGACTGTGGAAGTGA
- a CDS encoding SMP-30/gluconolactonase/LRE family protein, whose product MSWTAVTEHRAQLGEGPFWDAPEQALYWVDIAGRQALRLTGTGLQTWQLPEPVSAFIPCENGDALVTLSSGVYRLDLSSASQAPRLTLLCVADPQPGNRANEARCDAQGRLWLGTMQNNIGEQGEDIPVRHRHGGLFRIDADARVTPLARGLGIPNTLLWSEDGTQLYFGDSLDGTLYQYVIASDGQLESPQAWFGPHPRGVPDGSAMDAEGYIWNARWDGGCLLRLAPNGEVDRVIELPVSRPTSCVFGGPQLRTLYITSAASPLDHPLDGAVLTIEVDTPGTRCHRFAG is encoded by the coding sequence ATGTCGTGGACCGCAGTGACCGAACATCGTGCGCAATTGGGCGAAGGCCCGTTTTGGGATGCGCCCGAGCAGGCCCTGTATTGGGTCGATATCGCCGGCCGGCAGGCGCTGCGCCTGACGGGTACCGGCCTGCAGACCTGGCAATTGCCGGAGCCGGTGTCGGCGTTCATCCCTTGTGAAAACGGCGATGCGTTGGTGACATTGAGCAGCGGCGTGTATCGGCTGGACCTCAGCAGCGCATCCCAGGCGCCACGTCTGACACTGCTGTGTGTCGCCGATCCGCAACCGGGCAATCGGGCCAACGAGGCCCGCTGTGATGCCCAAGGTCGGCTGTGGCTGGGCACCATGCAGAACAACATCGGTGAGCAGGGCGAAGATATTCCGGTAAGGCACCGTCACGGTGGTCTGTTTCGGATCGATGCCGATGCGCGTGTAACACCTCTGGCGCGTGGCCTGGGGATTCCCAATACCTTGCTGTGGAGTGAGGACGGCACGCAGCTGTATTTTGGCGACAGCCTGGACGGTACGTTGTATCAGTACGTGATCGCCAGCGACGGCCAACTCGAATCGCCGCAGGCGTGGTTCGGGCCACACCCGCGCGGCGTACCGGACGGTTCGGCGATGGACGCCGAAGGCTATATCTGGAATGCCCGTTGGGATGGCGGGTGCCTGCTTCGGCTGGCGCCCAATGGCGAGGTCGACCGGGTGATCGAACTGCCCGTCAGCCGGCCCACCAGTTGCGTGTTCGGTGGTCCGCAACTTCGCACCTTGTACATCACCAGCGCCGCCAGCCCGCTCGATCACCCGTTGGATGGGGCGGTGCTGACCATCGAGGTGGATACCCCGGGGACACGCTGTCATCGATTTGCAGGATAA